A region of the Arachis hypogaea cultivar Tifrunner chromosome 15, arahy.Tifrunner.gnm2.J5K5, whole genome shotgun sequence genome:
AATTTTTaggtgtaaaattataaaaaaaataaatttatttaagatgaaaataatgtgattaagtgtaatttagttagatgtgattaaagaatgattgaatactatgtacagtaaaacagtaaaaaattgatattatcaaaagataaatttaaaatttatttttatgtatcatttttattCCAAACGTTTTCGTTCTGTCTAAGTCCCCAACATTCAAAATTGTCtaaattttgtcccgccgtcaattttaTTAACGGATCTAACGACAGGACAACATTAAcccaattttaaaatgttaaaaacttAAATAGGACAATTGAAACGTTAAGGACAACTTTGTAACTTTTCATAATCCTAAACATTGGAGACAATACGATACTTTATTCGATCGCATTGTctccaaaataattaatttttttttaaaatacccttcaataattttttaattattaaattataattttatcaaaatttttattaataattataataattattttaatattaaataaaataattttgattaaattattttttgatatcaatatatattaattgttatccATTAATAgtggtaaatttttttatttaatattaaaataatatatattaatatcaaaaaactaataacaaaatataaaaataattgtgaatgaaaattttgataaaattataatttaataatttaaaaaattattgaagaatattttaaaaaataatttaattattaattttttaaaaatattgataaaaatataatttaatcaataaaaaattattaaaaatattgtgatgataaacaaaatttaataaaaaataaattttttgttaaaaaatatttttataaaaaataatttttttaaataaataaaattaatattaatcaatacaaaaatataaaataaattaaagagaaatttttttaaattataaaaaattatatattttacaaataaagaaaaaaaattcatttttatcatctctaaaaaaaaatgaaattttcttaaataataattatCATCTCCACTTACCTGTGATATTCCACGTACTTCACGTAACAGTGCCGCGTTTGATAATCCGTGGTTGCTACTTTGGCACCATTTTCATCCTGTTTCATTAGGGCATCAAAATCAGTGGGCAAGGTTAATTAATAGAAACTCAGGTTTTCATGAGTCTTGCCATGAAAACTAATTCATCGTAATAAGGCAggtaagattatatatatatatatatatatatatatatatatagcgcaTTGAAATGTAGTTACCTGGTTGCTTTTCTTAGCATCGATATAATCCgtggaagaaggaggaggaggtggagaaACGGTGCCGAATTCATGAGGAGGCCTCGGAGCTTGCTCGCCACGCGCCACTTTGCTCACGTCCCTAGCCCTCATCTTATCATGCGGATCCAACGGTGTTCCTGCCGTCGACATTAACGATTCTTTATTGTTGTTTGCAACTgcgtttgtttttctttgttttttctagTCACAAACTATATAAAACCGATACGTTCAACATTGATAGAGTAAGTATAGTAACGCCACGCTGCAAGACACCTAGCTTTCGGCGTAACAGCTGTCACCGTTCTGAAGCACATCAACGTCTCTTTTTTTACTCCTTCTCACTTCCTTTGGAAAAAGATACTAgatagtataaaaaaaaaaagagaaagtacaAAGATATCATGGAATATttgtataatatgtataataaaagtttagaaaatattagagatataattattagtgttattttttttattagttaaaattttGGGATGAGTAGtattataacataatattagaGTTTTAGATCCTCGATTCTTGGTGAATCCAAATTATTCTAGATAGTTTaggagatgttcattttgtaactcatataatttattgtacacattgtacaaataagccattattcttataatataatatatatatatagggaaagTATAGAGAGCCAATGATTTAAGCGTATAATACATACAATGGAAGTTTagaaaatattagagatataatcattagtgttatatTGTCCTATCagtagataaataataaaatattaaataatataaataataaatctatcagatttttattttattaattatgtagatagttattttaatattaaaatttagaaaaataatttaaaaatataacgtatttttattttattaataattattcatattatttaaaaaattattaattaactaat
Encoded here:
- the LOC112747917 gene encoding putative cytochrome c oxidase subunit 6b-like isoform X2 — translated: MSTAGTPLDPHDKMRARDVSKVARGEQAPRPPHEFGTVSPPPPPSSTDYIDAKKSNQDENGAKVATTDYQTRHCYVKYVEYHRLQNGIRREEKDSFLMRYRLDCIIFYFEKNW
- the LOC112747917 gene encoding putative cytochrome c oxidase subunit 6b-like isoform X1 codes for the protein MSTAGTPLDPHDKMRARDVSKVARGEQAPRPPHEFGTVSPPPPPSSTDYIDAKKSNQDENGAKVATTDYQTRHCYVKYVEYHRCIKQKGEKTFECNKLGNSLSSSCPTELIAEWDKERREGQFPDAL